One genomic segment of Planctomycetaceae bacterium includes these proteins:
- a CDS encoding DUF1559 domain-containing protein, whose translation MVESCGSKVVWTEPRDVDIADAALQVNAPGPEIGESGGVLSSYHVGGAQMGLADGSVRFVSDRIDPNVLKSLLTKSGGEEVGDW comes from the coding sequence ATGGTCGAATCGTGCGGGTCGAAGGTTGTTTGGACCGAACCTCGGGACGTCGACATTGCGGACGCGGCATTGCAGGTGAATGCACCCGGTCCGGAAATCGGTGAATCCGGAGGCGTGCTGTCTTCGTATCACGTCGGCGGTGCCCAGATGGGACTGGCGGACGGTTCCGTCAGATTCGTCTCGGACAGGATTGACCCGAATGTCCTGAAGTCGTTGCTGACAAAGTCCGGCGGCGAAGAAGTCGGCGACTGGTAG
- a CDS encoding c-type cytochrome: MSSITADRIALVLRHVAEDGTTSSEDLWKLVAQATAMGQDEAAIRTTEQLVSKLAEASPPEAWTAAASAIPGMLRNTEFAAAVQNGSARTAFDAARTHAAAMALDVDQSIERRVAALTFLGAVGSDEPSVADRLVDFFLPSTPPEIQQAAVAVVTNSEASIDQLFSQWKNITPAVRSEIVNSILPSSDRTRQLIAALESKRLASADLDAVSRDRLLTYPNSEIQTQAAGLFGDSTPTARQSVVDEFRQKLSEVSGRPSDGKAVFEKRCATCHRLQDVGKQIGADLAALKDRSTPAMLTAILDPNKAVEAKFLSYTAVTSDGLSINGMLLNETGNSLTLLASDGKEHVVARTDIDELIASGRSLMPEGLEKDLSPQDLADVIAFVQSSGTPWKLFDGNSPAVVAPNDDGSLTLPATAAEIYGPNLVFEQQYENIGWWQSTDDYAVWNVQVPKSGHWTVEFDFACDNSTAGNLLRLSTGTRMLTARVPGTGTWNDYRTSTIGTIDLHAGRQQLTVTAIEQPSSALIDLRAIRLIPPK, encoded by the coding sequence ATGTCGTCAATCACAGCGGACAGAATTGCACTCGTCCTGCGTCACGTTGCGGAGGACGGAACTACGTCCAGCGAGGACTTGTGGAAACTCGTCGCGCAGGCGACAGCCATGGGACAGGACGAAGCCGCCATTCGGACGACGGAACAGTTGGTTTCGAAGCTGGCGGAAGCTTCACCGCCCGAAGCATGGACGGCTGCGGCCTCGGCGATTCCCGGAATGCTGCGAAATACCGAATTCGCTGCTGCCGTGCAGAACGGTTCGGCGCGAACAGCGTTTGACGCCGCGCGAACTCATGCCGCGGCGATGGCGCTGGATGTGGATCAGTCAATCGAACGACGCGTGGCCGCGCTGACGTTTCTGGGAGCCGTCGGCAGTGACGAGCCGTCGGTTGCCGACAGGCTTGTGGACTTCTTTCTGCCGTCGACGCCTCCGGAAATCCAGCAGGCAGCGGTCGCTGTCGTGACGAACTCCGAAGCGTCCATCGATCAGTTGTTCAGCCAGTGGAAGAACATCACACCGGCGGTCCGCAGCGAAATTGTGAATTCCATTCTGCCAAGTTCCGATCGGACCCGGCAGTTGATCGCGGCGCTGGAATCGAAGCGTCTTGCGTCCGCTGACCTGGACGCGGTGTCTCGCGATCGGCTGCTGACGTACCCGAACAGTGAGATTCAAACACAGGCTGCCGGATTGTTCGGCGACTCGACGCCGACGGCTCGTCAGAGTGTCGTTGATGAGTTCCGACAGAAGCTGTCGGAGGTGTCGGGCCGACCGTCGGACGGGAAAGCCGTCTTCGAAAAACGGTGCGCCACCTGTCATCGGCTGCAGGATGTCGGCAAGCAAATCGGAGCCGACCTGGCCGCGCTGAAGGATCGTTCCACGCCGGCAATGCTGACGGCGATTCTGGATCCGAACAAAGCCGTCGAAGCCAAGTTCCTGAGTTACACGGCCGTCACCAGCGATGGCCTGAGCATCAACGGGATGCTGCTGAACGAAACCGGCAACAGCCTGACTCTGCTGGCCTCCGACGGCAAAGAACACGTTGTCGCCCGCACAGACATTGACGAACTGATCGCGTCCGGCCGTTCGCTGATGCCCGAAGGTCTGGAAAAGGATCTGTCGCCTCAGGATCTGGCGGACGTGATCGCATTCGTGCAGTCGTCGGGCACTCCGTGGAAACTGTTCGACGGAAATTCGCCTGCGGTTGTCGCGCCGAATGACGACGGAAGTCTGACGCTTCCGGCGACAGCGGCCGAGATCTACGGTCCGAATCTGGTGTTCGAACAGCAGTACGAAAACATCGGCTGGTGGCAGTCCACGGACGATTACGCGGTGTGGAATGTTCAGGTTCCGAAGTCAGGCCACTGGACCGTTGAATTCGACTTTGCCTGCGACAACAGCACGGCCGGAAATCTGCTGCGTCTGTCGACGGGGACCCGCATGCTGACCGCACGAGTCCCCGGGACCGGAACCTGGAACGACTATCGAACGTCAACCATCGGCACCATCGACCTGCACGCCGGCCGCCAGCAACTGACGGTTACTGCGATCGAACAACCATCGTCCGCCCTGATCGACCTGCGAGCCATCCGACTGATTCCGCCGAAGTAA
- a CDS encoding DUF1559 domain-containing protein, with amino-acid sequence MHNFHDVEGHFPAPTTGTPPVSWRLSLMPYLELASVLEAYDTTAAWDAAVNQPLSRQEVGLYDCPSRPSSLDDELRFLTAYLLPTGDDSFFQTTQPDQRSARLRMAIRTPS; translated from the coding sequence ATGCACAACTTCCACGACGTCGAGGGGCACTTTCCGGCACCGACGACCGGAACGCCGCCGGTTTCGTGGCGATTGTCGCTGATGCCGTACCTTGAACTGGCCAGTGTCCTGGAGGCATACGACACGACCGCTGCGTGGGACGCTGCCGTCAATCAGCCTCTCTCACGGCAGGAAGTTGGCCTGTACGATTGCCCGTCGCGCCCGAGCAGCCTTGACGATGAACTTCGTTTCCTGACTGCCTATCTGCTGCCGACGGGTGATGATTCGTTTTTCCAAACAACGCAACCGGATCAGCGTTCGGCGAGATTGCGGATGGCAATTCGAACACCATCCTGA
- the mobB gene encoding molybdopterin-guanine dinucleotide biosynthesis protein B, which translates to MKQVPRVHIVGRKNAGKTTLVCDLVQRLTQAGLQVATIKHTHHRHELDTPGKDSHRHRQAGAAAVGILSPGMTAAFIPGNRDVREDDRYEHFDVLFRDFDLILVEGDLHATARRIEVWRSALNELPYASSDQQIQAVVSDDEPVVDCPVMPRSDLNPLIDHILSR; encoded by the coding sequence ATGAAGCAGGTTCCTCGAGTTCACATCGTGGGTCGGAAGAACGCCGGAAAGACAACGCTGGTCTGCGATCTGGTGCAGAGGCTGACACAGGCCGGGCTTCAGGTGGCCACGATCAAACACACTCACCACCGCCATGAACTGGATACTCCCGGCAAGGATTCTCACCGGCATCGCCAGGCGGGTGCCGCCGCGGTCGGCATCCTGTCACCCGGAATGACGGCTGCCTTCATTCCGGGAAATCGGGATGTCAGAGAAGACGATCGCTACGAACATTTCGATGTACTGTTTCGAGACTTCGATCTGATTCTGGTGGAAGGTGATTTGCACGCCACAGCGCGGCGAATTGAAGTCTGGCGGTCAGCGCTGAACGAACTTCCGTATGCTTCGTCCGATCAACAGATTCAGGCCGTCGTCAGCGACGATGAACCTGTCGTCGACTGTCCTGTCATGCCGCGATCAGACCTGAACCCGCTGATCGACCACATCCTCAGCCGGTAA
- a CDS encoding SDR family oxidoreductase, translated as MDIKGRIVVVTGAGRGIGAALCRRFAAEEAAAVVVSDRDLHAARRVAAELAGRNTDSIAIACDVTRSPDVRRLVDRTTSQFGGVDVFCSNAGVTVKGGLTAADSDWQNMWETNVMSRLHAAKSVVPQMLEKGAGYLVHTASAAGILTEIGSALYSVTKHADVALAEWLAVRYGRQGIRVSCVCPLGVDTEMIDDSDPIHRYLHLHSISADDVAESVVQGMKDERFLILPHPQVAEFFNLKADNYDRYIRGMQRLRQKLTRRAA; from the coding sequence GTGGACATCAAAGGCAGGATCGTTGTCGTCACAGGCGCCGGTCGCGGAATTGGAGCGGCCCTGTGTCGCCGTTTTGCCGCCGAAGAAGCCGCTGCCGTCGTGGTGTCGGATCGCGACCTGCACGCTGCCCGACGTGTTGCAGCGGAACTCGCCGGCCGGAACACCGACTCGATCGCCATCGCCTGCGATGTGACTCGTTCGCCCGACGTGAGACGCCTGGTCGATCGGACCACCAGCCAATTCGGCGGCGTCGACGTGTTTTGTTCCAACGCGGGAGTCACCGTCAAGGGAGGCCTGACGGCTGCCGACAGTGACTGGCAGAACATGTGGGAAACCAACGTGATGTCCCGGCTGCACGCCGCAAAGTCGGTCGTGCCACAGATGCTGGAAAAAGGTGCCGGCTACCTGGTTCACACGGCGTCCGCTGCCGGAATTCTGACGGAAATCGGTTCGGCGCTGTATTCCGTGACCAAGCACGCGGACGTCGCTCTGGCCGAATGGCTCGCCGTGCGCTACGGCCGGCAGGGCATTCGCGTTTCCTGCGTGTGTCCGCTGGGAGTCGACACGGAAATGATCGACGACAGCGATCCGATTCACCGATACCTGCACCTGCATTCAATCTCCGCCGACGATGTTGCGGAATCCGTTGTTCAGGGAATGAAGGACGAACGCTTCCTGATTCTTCCGCACCCGCAGGTGGCGGAGTTCTTCAATCTCAAGGCGGACAACTACGACCGCTACATCCGCGGCATGCAGCGGCTGCGACAAAAACTGACACGCCGCGCCGCATAG